One Brassica oleracea var. oleracea cultivar TO1000 chromosome C7, BOL, whole genome shotgun sequence genomic window carries:
- the LOC106302086 gene encoding nucleolar protein 58-like, producing the protein MAQKVVLKVLTMTDDKTKQKAIEAAADIFGVDSIAADMKEQKLTVIGMMDAVAVVKKLKKVGKVDLISVGPAKEEKKEEKKEEKKEEKKEGKKEEKKPEEPKK; encoded by the exons ATGGCTCAG AAGGTGGTGTTGAAGGTTTTAACCATGACGGATGATAAAACCAAGCAGAAAGCCATAGAAGCCGCAGCTGATATTTTCG GAGTTGATTCGATAGCAGCGGATATGAAGGAGCAAAAGTTGACTGTGATCGGTATGATGGATGCGGTTGCGGTGGTAAAGAAACTGAAGAAAGTCGGTAAGGTAGATTTGATATCCGTCGGACCGGCAAAAGAGGAGAAGAAAGAAGAGAAGAAGGAAGAGAAGAAAGAGGAAAAGAAAGAGGGGAAGAAGGAAGAGAAGAAGCCAGAAGAACCTAAGAAATAA